A portion of the Streptomyces coeruleoprunus genome contains these proteins:
- a CDS encoding glycoside hydrolase family 18 protein, with translation MGTVTHRRRTSGRAKAIGALVAAAVAGGAAFAFTGTAQAAAVSATYTRTSSWDGGYTGQYVITNTTGTAQSGWTLEFDLPAGTRINSLWNGDHTVSGQHVTVRPASWNKQLAPGASVTVGFVTGASGGAAGDPAGCLINEVKCAAGGGATPQPSGRPTQQPTPTATATAPRPTPTATATPTPTAPPTPTPTASPTGGTGAGARFAPYVDTSLYPAYDLLDTAARTGVKEFNLAFITSGGGCTPLWGGVTDLASDKVAAQIGALRAKGGDVRVSFGGAAGHELALNCATAADLAAAYGKVVDRYGLTKVDFDIEGAALPDTAANTRRAQAIAQLQKTHPGLDVSFTLPVMPEGLTQPGVNLLADAKKNGVRVDAVNIMAMDYGPAYSGDMGQYAIQAATATQAQLKGVLGLSDAAAWKTVAVTPMIGVNDVTTEIFKVDDATQLAEFARSKGIGWLSMWSSTRDKQCAAGAVNHADATCSSILQQPLAFTKAFAAYR, from the coding sequence ATGGGCACAGTGACGCACCGGCGCCGGACGAGCGGCAGGGCGAAGGCGATCGGCGCGCTCGTGGCGGCCGCGGTGGCCGGAGGCGCGGCGTTCGCGTTCACCGGCACCGCACAGGCCGCCGCCGTCAGCGCCACGTACACCAGGACCAGCTCCTGGGACGGCGGCTACACCGGCCAGTACGTCATCACCAACACGACCGGCACGGCGCAGTCCGGGTGGACGCTGGAGTTCGACCTGCCCGCCGGCACGCGGATCAACTCCCTCTGGAACGGCGACCACACCGTCTCCGGACAGCACGTCACGGTCAGGCCCGCGAGCTGGAACAAGCAACTGGCGCCCGGCGCCTCCGTGACGGTCGGATTCGTCACCGGCGCGAGCGGCGGCGCGGCCGGCGACCCGGCGGGCTGTCTCATCAACGAGGTGAAGTGCGCCGCCGGCGGGGGCGCGACCCCGCAGCCCTCCGGCCGCCCCACCCAACAGCCCACCCCCACTGCCACGGCCACCGCGCCCCGGCCCACCCCCACCGCCACGGCCACCCCGACACCGACCGCCCCGCCGACGCCCACCCCGACGGCGAGCCCCACCGGCGGCACCGGCGCGGGCGCGCGCTTCGCCCCGTACGTCGACACCTCCCTCTACCCCGCGTACGACCTGCTCGACACGGCGGCCAGGACGGGCGTGAAGGAGTTCAACCTCGCCTTCATCACCTCGGGCGGGGGCTGCACCCCGCTGTGGGGCGGCGTCACCGACCTCGCGAGCGACAAGGTGGCCGCCCAGATCGGCGCCCTGCGCGCCAAGGGCGGCGACGTGCGCGTGTCGTTCGGCGGCGCCGCGGGCCACGAGCTGGCGCTCAACTGCGCGACCGCCGCCGACCTCGCCGCCGCGTACGGCAAGGTCGTCGACCGGTACGGGCTGACCAAGGTGGACTTCGACATCGAGGGCGCCGCCCTGCCCGACACCGCGGCCAACACCCGCCGCGCGCAGGCCATCGCACAGCTCCAGAAGACCCACCCCGGCCTGGACGTGTCCTTCACGCTGCCCGTCATGCCCGAGGGCCTCACCCAGCCCGGGGTGAACCTGCTCGCCGACGCCAAGAAGAACGGGGTCCGCGTCGACGCCGTCAACATCATGGCGATGGACTACGGCCCGGCCTACAGCGGCGACATGGGCCAGTACGCGATCCAGGCGGCGACCGCCACGCAGGCGCAGCTCAAGGGGGTGCTCGGGCTGTCCGACGCGGCCGCCTGGAAGACGGTCGCCGTCACGCCGATGATCGGCGTCAACGACGTCACGACCGAGATCTTCAAGGTCGACGACGCGACACAGCTGGCGGAGTTCGCCCGGTCGAAGGGGATCGGCTGGCTCTCGATGTGGTCCTCGACCCGCGACAAGCAGTGCGCGGCGGGTGCGGTGAACCACGCCGACGCCACGTGCAGTTCGATCCTGCAGCAGCCGCTGGCCTTCACGAAGGCCTTCGCCGCCTACCGGTAG
- a CDS encoding GH1 family beta-glucosidase, producing the protein MTASETRPLTATRQFPPGFLWGAATAAYQIEGAAAEGGRTPSIWDTFSHTPGKVFGGHTGDVAVDHYHRFRDDVRLMKDLGLSAYRFSVSWSRVQPTGRGPAVQRGLDFYRELVDELLAAGISPALTLYHWDLPQELEDAGGWPHRTTAERFADYAGIVADALGDRVERWTTLNEPWCTAFLGYGSGVHAPGRTEPVAALRAAHHLNLAHGLGAQALRASLPARAEVGVALNLHQIRPLTEAPEDREAARRIDAVGNRVWLGPMLDGAYPEDLAADTARLTDWAFVKAGDTAAAHQPLDFVGINYYTPTVVSAAREGDTGLSDGGHGGGAHSPWPGADEVSFHQPPGERTAMGWSVDATGLYDLLMRMAHEYPDLPLYITENGAAYEDVVEADGTVHDPDRIAYVHGHLEAVHRAVESGADVRGYFLWSLLDNFEWAYGYDKRFGAVHVDYRTLARTPKSSALWYARVARTGELPAPGQG; encoded by the coding sequence ATGACTGCGTCCGAAACCCGGCCGCTCACCGCGACCCGTCAGTTCCCGCCCGGATTCCTGTGGGGCGCCGCCACCGCCGCGTACCAGATCGAGGGCGCGGCGGCCGAGGGCGGCCGCACCCCCTCGATCTGGGACACCTTCTCCCACACCCCGGGCAAGGTGTTCGGCGGGCACACCGGCGATGTGGCGGTCGACCACTACCACCGGTTCCGCGACGACGTACGGCTCATGAAGGACCTCGGGCTCTCGGCGTACCGCTTCTCCGTGTCGTGGTCGCGGGTGCAGCCGACCGGCCGCGGCCCGGCCGTCCAGAGGGGCCTGGACTTCTACCGCGAGCTGGTCGACGAGCTGCTCGCCGCCGGGATCAGCCCCGCCCTGACCCTCTACCACTGGGACCTGCCGCAGGAGCTGGAGGACGCGGGCGGCTGGCCGCACCGCACCACCGCCGAACGGTTCGCCGACTACGCGGGCATCGTCGCCGACGCCCTCGGCGACCGCGTCGAGCGCTGGACCACCCTCAACGAACCCTGGTGCACCGCCTTCCTCGGATACGGCTCCGGCGTCCACGCGCCCGGCCGCACCGAACCCGTCGCAGCCCTGCGCGCCGCCCACCACCTCAACCTCGCCCACGGCCTCGGCGCACAGGCCCTGCGAGCCTCCCTGCCGGCCCGTGCCGAGGTGGGCGTCGCCCTGAACCTCCACCAGATCAGGCCGCTGACGGAGGCGCCGGAGGACCGGGAGGCGGCACGGCGGATCGACGCGGTCGGCAACCGCGTCTGGCTCGGCCCCATGCTGGACGGCGCCTACCCGGAGGACCTGGCGGCGGACACCGCCCGGCTCACGGACTGGGCGTTCGTGAAGGCGGGCGACACGGCGGCCGCCCACCAGCCGCTCGACTTCGTGGGCATCAACTACTACACGCCCACCGTCGTCTCCGCCGCCCGCGAGGGCGACACCGGGCTGTCCGACGGCGGGCACGGCGGTGGCGCGCACTCGCCGTGGCCCGGCGCCGACGAGGTCTCCTTCCACCAGCCGCCCGGCGAACGCACCGCGATGGGCTGGTCGGTGGACGCCACGGGCCTGTACGACCTGCTCATGCGCATGGCCCACGAATATCCGGACCTGCCGCTCTACATCACGGAGAACGGCGCCGCGTACGAGGACGTGGTGGAGGCCGACGGCACGGTCCACGACCCCGACCGGATCGCCTATGTGCACGGCCACTTGGAGGCGGTGCACCGGGCCGTGGAGAGCGGCGCCGATGTCCGCGGCTACTTCCTGTGGTCCCTGCTGGACAACTTCGAGTGGGCGTACGGCTACGACAAGCGGTTCGGCGCCGTCCACGTCGACTACCGGACGCTGGCCCGCACCCCGAAGTCCAGCGCCCTGTGGTACGCCCGCGTGGCCCGCACGGGCGAGCTGCCGGCGCCGGGGCAGGGGTGA
- a CDS encoding carbohydrate ABC transporter permease — protein MKLKQTAGRQHHAGPVTYVLLGLAALVSLFPLYWNLVAASHTGERVVEAPAPLLPGPRLFENLTFAWNQVDMGEALVNTTVVAGLVALSTVLFSTLAGFAFAKLPFRGRNVLLALVVATMTIPPQLSVIPLYQIITDLGWVDQLQSVVLPSLVAAFGVFFMRQYLLEALPVELIEAARVDGAHSLRIIWHVVFPVARPAMAVLGMLIFVQAWNDFFWPFIALTPDGNPTLQVALAGLGSGNHTINQAIVLTGALISTVPLLLVFALLGKHIVGGITSGAVKS, from the coding sequence ATGAAGCTCAAGCAGACCGCGGGCCGCCAGCACCACGCGGGCCCGGTCACGTACGTCCTGCTCGGCCTGGCCGCACTGGTCTCGCTGTTCCCGCTGTACTGGAACCTCGTCGCCGCCTCGCACACCGGGGAGCGCGTCGTGGAGGCCCCGGCGCCGCTCCTGCCCGGGCCCCGGCTGTTCGAGAACCTCACGTTCGCCTGGAACCAGGTGGACATGGGCGAGGCCCTCGTCAACACCACCGTCGTGGCCGGCCTGGTGGCGCTGTCGACCGTGCTGTTCTCCACGCTGGCCGGCTTCGCCTTCGCCAAACTGCCGTTCCGCGGCCGCAATGTGCTGCTCGCGCTGGTGGTGGCGACGATGACGATCCCGCCGCAGCTGAGCGTGATCCCGCTGTACCAGATCATCACGGACCTGGGCTGGGTGGACCAGCTCCAGTCGGTGGTGCTGCCGTCCCTCGTCGCCGCGTTCGGTGTGTTCTTCATGCGGCAGTACCTGCTGGAGGCGCTGCCCGTCGAGCTGATCGAGGCGGCGCGCGTGGACGGCGCCCACAGCCTGCGGATCATCTGGCACGTCGTGTTCCCGGTCGCGCGGCCCGCGATGGCCGTCCTCGGCATGCTGATCTTCGTCCAGGCGTGGAACGACTTCTTCTGGCCGTTCATCGCCCTGACGCCGGACGGCAATCCGACCCTCCAGGTGGCGCTCGCCGGCCTGGGCTCGGGCAACCACACCATCAACCAGGCGATCGTCCTCACCGGCGCGCTGATCTCCACCGTGCCGCTGCTGCTGGTCTTCGCCCTGCTCGGCAAGCACATCGTCGGCGGGATCACCTCGGGCGCGGTCAAGAGCTGA
- a CDS encoding sugar ABC transporter permease — protein MATSVRAAADGTPSHSPPSPTPSTSRKPQPNPAPAGWRSRLYRWDLKATPYAFVAPFFLCFAAFGLFPLIYTGWLSLHRVELGGEPEWRGFDNYTGLWDSDFFWNALANTFTIGVISTVPQLLMALGLAHLLNYKLRGRGFFRVAVLAPYATSIAAATLVFAQLFNSDYGLINTVLGWVGFDPVSWESSKWPAQIAISVIVTWRWTGYNALIYLAAMQAVPQDLYEAAALDGASRWRQFISVTIPSIRPTILFTIVVSTIGATQLFGEPMLFGGSLGVSGGSGNQFQTLSLLMYEKGWVTGALGQASAIAWVMLLLLLLIGGLRLLLARANRKKLGA, from the coding sequence GTGGCCACCTCCGTCCGGGCGGCGGCCGACGGCACCCCGTCGCACTCGCCGCCGTCGCCCACGCCCTCCACCTCCCGGAAACCGCAACCGAACCCGGCGCCCGCCGGCTGGCGCAGCCGCCTCTACCGCTGGGACCTCAAGGCGACCCCGTACGCGTTCGTCGCGCCGTTCTTCCTGTGCTTCGCCGCGTTCGGGCTCTTCCCGCTGATCTACACGGGCTGGCTCTCGCTGCACCGCGTGGAGCTGGGCGGCGAGCCCGAGTGGCGCGGCTTCGACAACTACACCGGGCTGTGGGACAGCGACTTCTTCTGGAACGCGCTCGCCAACACCTTCACCATCGGCGTCATCTCGACCGTCCCGCAGCTGCTGATGGCGCTGGGCCTGGCGCACCTGCTCAACTACAAGCTGCGCGGCCGGGGGTTCTTCCGGGTCGCCGTCCTCGCCCCGTACGCGACCTCCATCGCGGCGGCCACGCTGGTCTTCGCCCAGCTGTTCAACAGCGACTACGGGCTCATCAACACCGTCCTCGGCTGGGTCGGCTTCGACCCGGTGAGCTGGGAGTCCTCCAAGTGGCCGGCGCAGATCGCCATCTCGGTGATCGTGACCTGGCGGTGGACCGGCTACAACGCGCTGATCTACCTGGCCGCGATGCAGGCCGTGCCGCAGGACCTGTACGAGGCGGCGGCGCTCGACGGGGCGTCGCGCTGGCGGCAGTTCATCAGCGTCACCATCCCCTCGATCCGCCCCACGATCCTCTTCACGATCGTCGTGTCCACGATCGGCGCCACCCAGCTGTTCGGTGAGCCGATGCTGTTCGGCGGCAGCCTCGGCGTCAGCGGCGGTTCCGGCAACCAGTTCCAGACGCTGAGCCTGCTGATGTACGAGAAGGGCTGGGTCACCGGCGCGCTCGGGCAGGCGTCCGCCATCGCCTGGGTGATGCTGCTGCTCCTGCTGCTGATCGGCGGCCTGCGGCTGCTCCTCGCCCGTGCCAACCGCAAGAAGCTGGGGGCCTGA
- a CDS encoding ABC transporter substrate-binding protein: protein MRTSSTRGSTRGRATHGRAAGGTTTPGAGRRRRTALAATALAACATLLAGCADGDGGSGTGGGDEQITLRIGTFGSFGYDNEKGAKLYAEYEKLHPNIKIVESNVADGQKYWDTLKLRLSRNSGLADIQAIEVGYIAEATGPTMGPKWVDLSKTGGADTSAYLDWKVKQATTADGRVIGLGTDIGPMAICYNKDLFAKAKLPTEREKVAQLWAGDWAKFVATGKTYQKAAPAGTTFHDSAGGLFNAVLSSQPQQYADDKGELDWENSPGVKKAWDLAVDAARSGITAKLRQFDEKGTWNAGFKNSRFATVACPSWMTGIIKDQAGPANQGKWDIAAPPVAGNWGGSFLAVPKAGKHAEEAAKLAAWLTAPEQHAKVFGVNGNIPSTKDTLASAAVQDAKIPYFGDTPVGKIYSAAAAGITPAPVSRHDGQVKTFITDNGILDIEQRGTAPDQAWNNVKKLIEDKIDQ, encoded by the coding sequence ATGCGCACTTCCAGCACCCGCGGGAGCACCCGCGGCAGAGCGACCCACGGCAGAGCGGCCGGCGGCACCACCACCCCCGGCGCGGGCCGTCGCCGCCGCACCGCGCTGGCGGCCACCGCGCTCGCCGCCTGCGCGACCCTGCTCGCCGGCTGCGCCGACGGTGACGGGGGCTCCGGCACGGGCGGCGGCGACGAGCAGATCACCCTGCGGATCGGGACCTTCGGCTCGTTCGGCTACGACAACGAGAAGGGCGCCAAGCTCTACGCCGAGTACGAGAAGCTCCACCCGAACATCAAGATCGTCGAGTCGAACGTCGCCGACGGCCAGAAGTACTGGGACACGCTCAAGCTGCGCCTCTCCCGCAACAGCGGTCTCGCCGACATCCAGGCCATCGAGGTCGGCTACATCGCCGAGGCCACCGGCCCCACCATGGGCCCCAAGTGGGTCGACCTGTCCAAGACCGGCGGCGCCGACACCTCCGCGTACCTGGACTGGAAGGTCAAGCAGGCCACCACCGCCGACGGCAGGGTCATCGGCCTCGGCACGGACATCGGCCCCATGGCCATCTGCTACAACAAGGACCTCTTCGCCAAGGCCAAGCTGCCGACCGAGCGCGAGAAGGTCGCCCAGCTGTGGGCGGGCGACTGGGCGAAGTTCGTCGCCACCGGCAAGACGTACCAGAAGGCCGCCCCCGCCGGCACCACCTTCCACGACTCCGCCGGCGGCCTGTTCAACGCCGTCCTGTCCAGCCAGCCCCAGCAGTACGCCGACGACAAGGGCGAACTGGACTGGGAGAACAGCCCCGGCGTGAAGAAGGCCTGGGACCTCGCCGTCGACGCCGCGCGCAGCGGCATCACCGCCAAGCTGCGCCAGTTCGACGAGAAGGGCACCTGGAACGCCGGGTTCAAGAACTCCCGGTTCGCCACCGTCGCCTGCCCCAGCTGGATGACCGGCATCATCAAGGACCAGGCCGGCCCCGCCAACCAGGGCAAGTGGGACATCGCCGCGCCGCCGGTCGCCGGCAACTGGGGCGGCTCCTTCCTCGCCGTACCGAAGGCGGGCAAGCACGCCGAAGAGGCCGCCAAGCTGGCCGCCTGGCTGACCGCACCCGAGCAGCACGCCAAGGTCTTCGGGGTCAACGGCAACATCCCGTCCACCAAGGACACCCTGGCCTCGGCCGCCGTGCAGGACGCCAAGATCCCGTACTTCGGCGACACGCCGGTCGGCAAGATCTACTCCGCGGCCGCCGCCGGCATCACCCCGGCGCCGGTCAGCCGCCACGACGGCCAGGTGAAGACCTTCATCACCGACAACGGCATCCTCGACATCGAGCAGCGCGGCACCGCGCCCGACCAGGCGTGGAACAACGTCAAGAAGCTCATCGAGGACAAGATCGACCAGTAG
- a CDS encoding LacI family DNA-binding transcriptional regulator has protein sequence MAVSGRQTGRPTLEEVAARAGVGRGTVSRVINGSPRVSDRAKAAVGRAIAELGYVPNRAARALAGARTDAVALVIPETEARLFAEPYFLDIIRGVGAELADADKQLLLTLIRSSKERQRFEQYLAAQRVDGVLLVSVHADDPLPDVVRDLRIPAVLNGRRSEAEPAAYVDSDNVGAGRSAVDHLAGRGRRRIATIAGPLDMYVARCRLDGYRQGLAAAGLPVDEDLVASADFTEDGGRHAMRRLLERRPDLDAVFAASDVMAAGARGVLRETGRRIPEDVALIGVDDSAVARHMDPPLTSVRQPIEEMGRVMARVLLQEIAGADDAPRQLVLPTELVVREST, from the coding sequence ATGGCGGTGAGCGGACGGCAGACGGGCAGGCCCACGCTGGAGGAGGTCGCGGCCAGGGCGGGCGTCGGCCGGGGCACGGTGTCCCGGGTCATCAACGGCTCGCCGCGGGTGAGCGACCGGGCCAAGGCCGCGGTCGGCCGTGCCATCGCCGAGCTGGGGTACGTCCCCAACCGCGCCGCCCGGGCGCTGGCGGGCGCCCGCACCGACGCGGTCGCGCTGGTGATCCCGGAGACGGAGGCCCGGCTGTTCGCCGAGCCGTACTTCCTCGACATCATCCGCGGGGTGGGCGCGGAACTCGCGGACGCGGACAAGCAGTTGCTCCTCACGCTGATCCGGTCCAGCAAGGAGCGCCAGCGCTTCGAGCAGTACCTGGCGGCCCAGCGCGTGGACGGCGTCCTGCTGGTGTCGGTCCACGCCGACGACCCGCTGCCCGACGTCGTGCGGGACCTGCGGATCCCCGCGGTCCTCAACGGCCGCCGCTCGGAGGCGGAGCCGGCGGCGTACGTCGACTCCGACAACGTGGGGGCGGGCCGCTCGGCGGTGGACCACCTGGCCGGCCGGGGCCGCCGCCGGATCGCCACCATCGCGGGCCCCCTCGACATGTACGTGGCGCGCTGCCGCCTCGACGGCTACCGCCAGGGCCTGGCGGCGGCGGGCCTGCCCGTCGACGAGGACCTGGTGGCCTCGGCGGACTTCACCGAGGACGGCGGCCGCCACGCCATGCGCCGGCTCCTGGAGCGGCGCCCGGACCTGGACGCGGTGTTCGCCGCGTCGGACGTGATGGCGGCGGGCGCCCGAGGCGTCCTGCGCGAGACCGGCCGCCGGATCCCCGAGGACGTCGCCCTGATCGGCGTGGACGACTCGGCGGTGGCCCGCCACATGGACCCGCCCCTCACCAGCGTGCGCCAGCCGATCGAGGAGATGGGCCGCGTGATGGCCCGCGTCCTGCTCCAGGAGATCGCGGGCGCGGACGACGCACCGCGCCAACTGGTGCTTCCGACCGAACTGGTGGTACGCGAGTCGACGTGA
- a CDS encoding flavoprotein, giving the protein MTRTLYLFCSAAPPVFDVAWVIEEAQARGWDVCLGLTPTAAGWLEGSLDGLAALTGHPVRYAYPRPGEPEVWPAADVVLFAPATFNSVNAWALGLTGTFVVGVVAEGIGKRLPIVAAPCLNEDLARHPRFERSLDVLRGAGVTVLHGDGGPVPGEPYPWTLALDAVEGARPAAG; this is encoded by the coding sequence ATGACGAGGACCCTCTACCTGTTCTGCTCCGCGGCTCCGCCCGTGTTCGACGTCGCCTGGGTGATCGAGGAGGCGCAGGCGCGCGGCTGGGACGTGTGCCTCGGGCTGACGCCGACCGCCGCCGGGTGGCTGGAGGGCAGCCTCGACGGGCTCGCCGCGCTCACCGGGCACCCGGTGCGGTACGCGTACCCGCGGCCCGGTGAGCCCGAGGTGTGGCCGGCCGCCGATGTGGTGCTGTTCGCTCCGGCGACCTTCAACTCGGTGAACGCGTGGGCGCTCGGGCTCACGGGGACCTTCGTCGTCGGTGTGGTCGCCGAGGGCATCGGCAAGCGCCTGCCGATCGTGGCCGCGCCCTGCCTGAACGAGGACCTCGCCCGGCACCCGCGGTTCGAGCGCTCCCTGGACGTGCTGCGGGGCGCGGGCGTGACCGTTCTCCACGGGGACGGAGGGCCCGTCCCGGGAGAGCCGTATCCGTGGACGCTCGCGCTGGACGCCGTGGAGGGCGCCCGTCCCGCCGCGGGCTGA
- a CDS encoding GntR family transcriptional regulator produces the protein MPREAPYLEVADALRARVLAGEWAVGERLPSRAQLAEEYGVGRNVTQRAVDRLIVEGLLEGRAGSGTYVRKPRQRMRMVRSRHREQRGGSPFRANMKEHGKPGTWEAHSTARTPAPDHIAERLAIDPGDPCVVTRYEFMADSQPVQLSTSWEPMAITDGTPVVLPEMGPLAGMGVVERMRSLGVVIDTAVEVPRPARATQEQANLLGIHPGDLLLVIERTYYDTEGRPVETADIVVPDIRWEVAYEVAIHHP, from the coding sequence ATGCCCCGAGAGGCGCCATACCTTGAGGTCGCCGACGCGCTGCGCGCCCGTGTGCTCGCCGGAGAGTGGGCCGTCGGTGAACGCCTGCCCTCCCGTGCTCAGCTCGCCGAGGAGTACGGCGTCGGCCGCAACGTCACACAGCGGGCGGTCGACCGTCTGATCGTCGAGGGGCTTCTGGAGGGCAGGGCGGGCTCCGGCACATACGTGCGCAAGCCGCGCCAGCGGATGCGAATGGTCAGATCGCGCCACCGGGAGCAGCGCGGCGGTTCCCCGTTCCGCGCCAACATGAAGGAGCATGGCAAGCCTGGTACATGGGAGGCGCACAGTACGGCGCGGACGCCGGCACCGGACCACATCGCGGAGCGGCTCGCCATCGACCCCGGGGATCCCTGTGTCGTCACGCGGTACGAATTCATGGCCGACAGCCAACCCGTGCAGCTCTCCACGTCATGGGAGCCGATGGCGATCACGGACGGGACACCCGTCGTACTCCCGGAGATGGGGCCGCTCGCCGGCATGGGCGTGGTGGAACGGATGCGTTCCCTCGGTGTCGTCATCGACACCGCCGTCGAGGTCCCGCGCCCGGCACGGGCAACCCAGGAGCAGGCGAACCTCCTCGGCATCCACCCCGGCGACCTTCTGCTCGTGATCGAGCGCACGTACTACGACACCGAGGGCCGACCCGTCGAAACAGCGGACATCGTCGTGCCCGACATCCGCTGGGAAGTGGCGTACGAGGTCGCCATCCACCACCCGTGA
- a CDS encoding methyltransferase domain-containing protein: MITAHRAGHAALVEQLHQRGLLDDTWRDVWYAVPREPFIPQQAWRQEATRCVPLTTEDEWLTLIHADEPVVIQVDDGRADGPGIATSSNSQPSMVARMLMLLAVEDGHRVLEIGTASGHLAALLSCRLGDDHVYSIEVDEGLATHAARALHAVNLQPHLACADGQWGWPAPHESRFDRIVVTCALRHIPHALVQQLRYGGVLVAPMARDFWSGALVRLTAHGDGTAEGRFHGGASYMPMRSHRQQDAVPVDDSTARRYAGVLAPRELLSLGFALYAGARLPGVRMWHSGTDPDVRVWLQDEKGSAATAGEEDVWQYGARDLWREVERVHAEYVRLGCPGHADFGLTVTPGGEGVWLRSPARILDALVHPGG; encoded by the coding sequence GTGATCACCGCCCACCGGGCTGGGCACGCCGCGCTCGTGGAACAACTCCATCAGCGCGGTCTGCTCGACGACACATGGCGGGACGTCTGGTACGCCGTTCCCCGAGAGCCCTTCATCCCGCAGCAGGCGTGGCGCCAGGAGGCCACGCGGTGCGTCCCGCTCACCACTGAGGACGAGTGGCTGACGCTGATCCACGCCGACGAGCCGGTTGTTATCCAGGTCGATGACGGTCGAGCGGATGGGCCCGGCATCGCCACCTCGTCCAACTCCCAGCCCAGCATGGTGGCCCGGATGCTGATGCTGCTCGCCGTCGAGGACGGTCATCGAGTTCTGGAGATCGGGACGGCCTCGGGGCACCTGGCCGCGTTGCTGTCCTGTCGCCTCGGCGACGACCACGTGTACAGCATCGAAGTCGACGAGGGCCTGGCCACGCACGCGGCCCGCGCACTGCACGCCGTCAATCTTCAGCCGCACCTCGCCTGTGCCGACGGGCAGTGGGGCTGGCCCGCACCGCACGAGTCGCGCTTCGACCGGATCGTCGTCACATGCGCCCTGCGTCACATCCCGCATGCACTGGTCCAGCAACTCCGTTATGGAGGCGTGCTCGTGGCACCCATGGCACGCGACTTCTGGAGTGGTGCCCTGGTCCGCCTCACCGCCCACGGTGACGGCACGGCTGAAGGCCGCTTCCATGGCGGCGCCTCGTACATGCCCATGCGGTCACACCGGCAGCAGGACGCCGTCCCGGTCGACGACTCGACGGCCCGGCGGTACGCGGGTGTGCTCGCCCCACGCGAGCTGCTGTCGCTGGGCTTCGCCCTCTACGCGGGGGCCCGGCTGCCGGGCGTACGGATGTGGCACTCGGGAACGGACCCTGATGTGCGCGTCTGGCTCCAGGACGAGAAGGGCTCGGCGGCGACGGCGGGCGAGGAGGACGTATGGCAGTACGGGGCCCGTGACCTGTGGCGGGAGGTCGAGCGCGTACATGCCGAGTACGTTCGGCTCGGCTGCCCCGGCCACGCCGACTTCGGCCTCACGGTCACCCCCGGCGGCGAGGGCGTCTGGCTTCGGAGCCCCGCCCGGATTCTTGACGCGCTGGTCCACCCGGGTGGCTAG
- a CDS encoding DUF4440 domain-containing protein produces MSKIEIDAVVADFFGAFDNRGGEGADLARLRRLFVPGGVIAVTGPKFAVYTVDEFIEPREQLLSGGRLVGFSEWETSERTEIAGDIASRFGEYRKSGVMDGEPFEGGGTKTFQLVRTPEGWRITAFAWYDG; encoded by the coding sequence ATGTCCAAGATCGAGATCGATGCGGTGGTGGCCGACTTCTTCGGGGCCTTCGACAACCGGGGTGGCGAGGGCGCCGACCTCGCCCGGCTACGGCGGCTGTTCGTTCCCGGTGGGGTGATCGCCGTCACCGGCCCCAAGTTCGCGGTCTACACCGTGGACGAGTTCATCGAGCCGCGAGAGCAGCTGCTCTCCGGCGGCCGGCTGGTCGGGTTCTCCGAGTGGGAGACCTCCGAACGTACCGAGATCGCGGGCGACATCGCCTCCCGGTTCGGGGAGTACCGCAAGTCCGGCGTCATGGACGGTGAGCCGTTCGAGGGGGGCGGGACCAAGACGTTCCAGTTGGTCCGCACCCCGGAGGGCTGGCGGATCACGGCTTTCGCCTGGTACGACGGATAG